The following proteins are encoded in a genomic region of Anabas testudineus chromosome 13, fAnaTes1.2, whole genome shotgun sequence:
- the LOC113174246 gene encoding extracellular calcium-sensing receptor-like — MHKPGDVVLGGLFEVHFTSVYPEWTLTSEPQQPTCNGFDTLGFRDAMTMAFAVDEINKNSTLLPNLTLGYSLYDNCGALIIGLSGALSLASGQEDQFMLQENCIGSPPVLGIVGDSYSTFSIAISHMLGLYKMPTVSYFATCSCLTDRQRFPSFFRTIPSDAFQVHAMIQILKHFGWTWVGLVVTDDDYGLNVAQSFQSALVQSGEGCLAYLEVLPWDRDPNEIRRVVHLIKTSTARVVMVFLHKIHMIELMEEVVRQDVTGRQWIGSEAWTSNAVLQTPHLMPYLGGTLGIAIRRGEIPGLKDFLLQIRPDQNDYKNENNMVKQFWEHTFQCRFNPAGLLDDGGTLCTGKEDINTVETEFLDVSNLRPEYNVYKAVYALAYALDDLLHCVPGRGPFSGNRCATLQQLEPWQLVHYLNKVNFTTSFGDEVSFDENGDVLPIYDIMNWWWLPDGSTQVQNVGEVKRSASKGDELTLDEDKIFWNFEFNKPPRSVCSENCPPGTRMARKKGQPVCCFDCVLCSEGKISNKTDSTECIACPEDFWSSPQRDHCVPKETEFLSYYEPLGICLTTTSLLGTFICAVVLGIFTYHRSTPMVRANNSELSFLILVSLKLCFLCSLLFIGQPRLWTCQLRHVAFGISFVLCVSCILVKTMVVLAVFKASKPGGGANLKWFGAVQQRGTVMLLTSVQGAICTAWIVSASPAPHKNTQYHNEKIVYECVVGSTIGFAVLLGYIGLLAIISFMLAFLARNLPDNFNEAKLVTFSMLIFCAVWVAFVPAYVNSPGKYADAVEVFAILASGFGLLLALFGPKCYIILLRPERNTKKAIMGRGTTKS, encoded by the exons ATGCATAAGCCTGGTGATGTGGTTCTAGGTGGGCTGTTTGAAGTCCACTTCACGTCTGTTTACCCTGAGTGGACATTAACATCAGAGCCTCAACAGCCTACCTGCAATGG CTTTGATACTTTAGGCTTCAGGGATGCTATGACCATGGCCTTTGCAGTTGATGAGATCAACAAGAACTCCACCCTGCTACCTAATCTGACTCTTGGATACAGTCTTTATGACAACTGTGGTGCACTTATTATTGGACTCAGTGGTGCACTGTCATTAGCAAGTGGTCAGGAGGATCAGTTTATGCTTCAGGAGAACTGTATAGGATCACCTCCAGTCCTGGGGATTGTGGGTGATTCATATTCAACATTTTCTATTGCCATCTCCCACATGTTAGGTTTATACAAAATGCCTACT GTGAGTTACTTTGCAACATGTTCCTGTCTCACTGATCGACAACGGTTTCCATCCTTCTTTAGAACGATCCCGAGTGATGCTTTTCAG GTGCATGCTATGATTCAGATTCTAAAACACTTTGGCTGGACTTGGGTTGGACTGGTTGTCACTGATGATGATTACGGACTCAATGTTGCCCAGTCCTTTCAATCTGCCTTGGTTCAGTCTGGTGAAGGCTGTTTGGCTTACCTTGAGGTGCTGCCCTGGGACCGTGACCCAAATGAAATAAGGAGGGTTGTACATTTGATTAAGACTTCCACAGCTCGTGTGGTCATGGTGTTTCTTCATAAGATACATATGATTGAACTAATGGAAGAG GTGGTGCGACAGGATGTGACAGGTCGGCAGTGGATTGGAAGTGAAGCCTGGACATCGAATGCTGTGCTCCAGACCCCCCACCTAATGCCCTACCTGGGTGGCACACTGGGCATTGCCATCCGTCGAGGGGAAATACCAGGACTCAAGGATTTTCTATTGCAGATACGTCCTGACCAAAATGACTACaagaatgaaaataatatg GTGAAACAATTTTGGGAACATACATTTCAGTGTAGATTCAATCCAGCAGGTTTGTTGGACGATGGAGGAACATTATGCACTGGAAAGGAAGATATTAACACTGTGGAAACAGAGTTTTTAGATGTTTCTAACCTCAGGCCTGAGTATAATGTTTACAAAGCTGTGTATGCTCTGGCATATGCCCTCGATGATCTGCTGCACTGTGTACCAGGGAGAGGTCCTTTCAGTGGGAATAGGTGCGCCACTTTGCAACAATTGGAGCCATGGCAG CTTgtacattatttaaacaaagtcaACTTCACCACATCATTCGGTGATGAAGTATCATTTGATGAGAACGGTGATGTCTTGCCAATTTATGATATCATGAACTGGTGGTGGCTCCCTGATGGAAGTACTCAAGTTCAGAATGTGGGTGAGGTTAAGAGGTCGGCTTCCAAAGGTGACGAACTGACACTTGATGAAGACAAAATCTTCTGGAACTTTGAATTCAACAAG CCCCCACGGTCAGTTTGCAGCGAGAACTGTCCTCCAGGGACCCGTATGGCCAGAAAAAAGGGGcagcctgtctgctgttttgacTGTGTCCTTTGTTCTGAGGGAAAGATCAGCAATAAGACGG ACTCCACTGAGTGCATCGCTTGTCCAGAGGATTTTTGGTCCAGTCCTCAGCGTGACCACTGTGTTCCTAAGGAAACTGAGTTCCTCTCCTACTATGAACCTCTGGGTATCTGCTTGACAACAACCTCATTGCTGGGCACAtttatttgtgctgttgttCTGGGCATTTTCACGTACCATCGTAGTACACCCATGGTACGTGCCAACAATTCAGAACTGAGTTTTCTTATATTGGTGTCACTTAAATTGTGCTTTCTCTGCTCACTACTGTTTATCGGTCAACCCAGACTGTGGACGTGCCAGCTGAGACATGTAGCATTTGGCATcagctttgttctttgtgtctcATGTATTCTGGTGAAAACCATGGTAGTTCTAGCTGTGTTCAAGGCCTCAAAGCCAGGAGGTGGAGCCAATCTGAAGTGGTTTggtgctgtgcagcagagagggacaGTGATGCTTCTTACTTCTGTTCAGGGGGCAATATGCACTGCATGGATTGTCTCTGCCTCACCAGCTCCTCATAAAAACACTCAATACCACAATGAGAAAATTGTATATGAGTGTGTAGTTGGCTCCACGATTGGTTTTGCAGTGTTATTGGGTTACATTGGCTTATTGGCCATTATCAGTTTCATGTTAGCATTTCTAGCGAGAAATCTTCCAGACAACTTCAATGAGGCCAAACTAGTCactttcagcatgttgatcttctgtgctgtgtgggtgGCATTTGTTCCTGCTTATGTCAACTCCCCAGGTAAATATGCAGATGCAGTGGAGGTATTTGCCATTCTGGCATCAGGTTTTGGCCTTTTGTTGGCACTGTTTGGACCAAAATGTTACATAATCCTGCTGAGACCAGAGAGGAACACAAAGAAAGCTATTATGGGTCGAGGCACCACAAAGTcatag
- the LOC113173458 gene encoding extracellular calcium-sensing receptor-like, whose product MHKPGDVVLGGLFEVHFTSVYPEWTLTSEPQQPTCNGFDTLGFRDAMTMAFAIDEINKNSTLLPNLTLGYSLYDNCGALIIGLSGALSLASGQEEQFMLQENCIGSPPVLGIVGDSYSTFSIAISHILGLYKMPTVSYFATCSCLTDRQRFPSFFRTIPSDAFQVHAMIQILKHFGWTWVGLVVTDDDYGLNVAQSFQSALVQSGEGCLAYLEVLPWDRDPNEIRRVVHLIKTSTARVVMVFLHKIHMIELMEEVVRQDVTGRQWIGSEAWTSNAVLQTPHLMPYLGGTLGIAIRRGEIPGLKDFLLQIRPDQNDYKNENNMVKQFWEHTFQCRFNPAGLLDDGGTLCTGKEDINTVETEFLDVSNLRPEYNVYKAVYALAYALDDLLHCVPGRGPFSGNRCATLQQLEPWQLVHYLNKVNFTTSFGDEVSFDENGDVLPIYDIMNWWWLPDGSTQVQNVGEVKRSASKGDELTLDEDKIFWNFEFNKPPRSVCSENCPPGTRMARKKGQPVCCFDCVLCSEGKISNKTDSTECIACPEDFWSSPQRDHCVPKETEFLSYYEPLGICLTTTSLLGTFICAVVLGIFTYHRSTPMVRANNSELSFLILVSLKLCFLCSLLFIGQPRLWTCQLRHVAFGISFVLCVSCILVKTMVVLAVFKASKPGGGANLKWFGAVQQRGTVMLLTSVQGAICTAWIVSASPAPHKNTQYHNEKIVYECVVGSTIGFAVLLGYIGLLAIISFMLAFLARNLPDNFNEAKLVTFSMLIFCAVWVAFVPAYVNSPGKYADAVEVFAILASGFGLLLALFGPKCYIILLRPERNTKKAIMGRGTTKS is encoded by the exons ATGCATAAGCCTGGTGATGTGGTTCTAGGTGGGCTGTTTGAGGTCCACTTCACGTCTGTTTACCCTGAGTGGACATTAACATCAGAGCCTCAACAGCCTACCTGCAATGG CTTTGATACTTTAGGCTTCAGGGATGCTATGACCATGGCCTTTGCTATTGATGAGATCAACAAGAACTCCACCCTGCTACCTAATCTGACTCTTGGATACAGTCTTTATGACAACTGTGGTGCACTTATTATTGGACTCAGTGGTGCACTGTCATTAGCAAGTGGTCAGGAGGAGCAGTTTATGCTTCAGGAGAACTGTATAGGATCACCTCCAGTCCTGGGGATTGTGGGTGATTCATATTCAACATTTTCTATTGCCATCTCCCACATATTAGGTTTATACAAAATGCCTACT GTGAGTTACTTTGCAACATGTTCCTGTCTCACTGATCGACAACGGTTTCCATCCTTCTTTAGAACGATCCCGAGTGATGCTTTTCAG GTGCATGCTATGATTCAGATTCTAAAACACTTTGGCTGGACTTGGGTTGGACTGGTTGTCACTGATGATGATTACGGACTCAATGTTGCCCAGTCCTTTCAATCTGCCTTGGTTCAGTCTGGTGAAGGCTGTTTGGCTTACCTTGAGGTGCTGCCCTGGGACCGTGACCCAAATGAAATAAGGAGGGTTGTACATTTGATTAAGACTTCCACAGCTCGTGTGGTCATGGTGTTTCTTCATAAGATACATATGATTGAACTAATGGAAGAG GTGGTGCGACAGGATGTGACAGGTCGGCAGTGGATTGGAAGTGAAGCCTGGACATCGAATGCTGTGCTCCAGACCCCCCACCTAATGCCCTACCTGGGTGGCACACTGGGCATTGCCATCCGTCGAGGGGAAATACCAGGACTCAAGGATTTTCTATTGCAGATACGTCCTGACCAAAATGACTACaagaatgaaaataatatg GTGAAACAATTTTGGGAACATACATTTCAGTGTAGATTCAATCCAGCAGGTTTGTTGGACGATGGAGGAACATTATGCACTGGAAAGGAAGATATTAACACTGTGGAAACAGAGTTTTTAGATGTTTCTAACCTCAGGCCTGAGTATAATGTTTACAAAGCTGTGTATGCTCTGGCATATGCCCTCGATGATCTGCTGCACTGTGTACCAGGGAGAGGTCCTTTCAGTGGGAATAGGTGCGCCACTTTGCAACAATTGGAGCCATGGCAG CTTgtacattatttaaacaaagtcaACTTCACCACATCATTCGGTGATGAAGTATCATTTGATGAGAACGGTGATGTCTTGCCAATTTATGATATCATGAACTGGTGGTGGCTCCCTGATGGAAGTACTCAAGTTCAGAATGTGGGTGAGGTTAAGAGGTCGGCTTCCAAAGGTGACGAACTGACACTTGATGAAGACAAAATCTTCTGGAACTTTGAATTCAACAAG CCCCCACGGTCAGTTTGCAGCGAGAACTGTCCTCCAGGGACCCGTATGGCCAGAAAAAAGGGGcagcctgtctgctgttttgacTGTGTCCTTTGTTCTGAGGGAAAGATCAGCAATAAGACGG ACTCCACTGAGTGCATCGCTTGTCCAGAGGATTTTTGGTCCAGTCCTCAGCGTGACCACTGTGTTCCTAAGGAAACTGAGTTCCTCTCCTACTATGAACCTCTGGGTATCTGCTTGACAACAACCTCATTGCTGGGCACAtttatttgtgctgttgttCTGGGCATTTTCACGTACCATCGTAGTACACCCATGGTACGTGCCAACAATTCAGAACTGAGTTTTCTTATATTGGTGTCACTTAAATTGTGCTTTCTCTGCTCACTACTGTTTATCGGTCAACCCAGACTGTGGACGTGCCAGCTGAGACATGTAGCATTTGGCATcagctttgttctttgtgtctcATGTATTCTGGTGAAAACCATGGTAGTTCTAGCTGTGTTCAAGGCCTCAAAGCCAGGAGGTGGAGCCAATCTGAAGTGGTTTggtgctgtgcagcagagagggacaGTGATGCTTCTTACTTCTGTTCAGGGGGCAATATGCACTGCATGGATTGTCTCTGCCTCACCAGCTCCTCATAAAAACACTCAATACCACAATGAGAAAATTGTATATGAGTGTGTAGTTGGCTCCACGATTGGTTTTGCAGTGTTATTGGGTTACATTGGCTTATTGGCCATTATCAGTTTCATGTTAGCATTTCTAGCGAGAAATCTTCCAGACAACTTCAATGAGGCCAAACTAGTCactttcagcatgttgatcttctgtgctgtgtgggtgGCATTTGTTCCTGCTTATGTCAACTCCCCAGGTAAATATGCAGATGCAGTGGAGGTATTTGCCATTCTGGCATCAGGTTTTGGCCTTTTGTTGGCACTGTTTGGACCAAAATGTTACATAATCCTGCTGAGACCAGAGAGGAACACAAAGAAAGCTATTATGGGTCGAGGCACCACAAAGTcatag